The uncultured Methanomethylovorans sp. genome contains a region encoding:
- a CDS encoding transglutaminase domain-containing protein, with amino-acid sequence MKRLLLYSIIFCALVIGYANAFSNEQQEQNVENIQSISLNDTQAASFTNGRVFISGDTRGTREMPSGNSPSPGSPARMMQSPQRTVQQPSFQNDQQQLFADRSQFVKDMQSRDELNRFLQGNTVLSDADYHFQMYVTPDNETLLEYLEDNDLEDKYDIYEAALSWVWVSDSLLNGEDEAWLYPAEFLNETPDYSSNPVSGTIVGDCEEQANTLASLLIASGEYNESSVRVALGYVNFDGVTGGHAWVEVYEDGEWFPLDATMGPYYDEEEDEVVAGDEYNGDYYQFTTESYPVIQLWYYYNDEYFVDVMSQTGNAPDNWKETPSSYY; translated from the coding sequence ATGAAGAGGCTATTACTATACAGTATAATATTTTGTGCCCTTGTAATAGGGTATGCGAATGCTTTTTCAAATGAACAGCAAGAACAGAATGTGGAGAACATACAGTCTATTTCCCTTAATGATACACAGGCTGCATCTTTTACTAACGGTAGAGTATTTATAAGCGGTGATACAAGGGGTACAAGAGAAATGCCTTCTGGAAATTCCCCCTCTCCTGGATCTCCGGCAAGAATGATGCAAAGTCCTCAGAGAACGGTACAGCAACCTTCTTTCCAGAACGATCAACAGCAGTTATTTGCTGATAGATCACAGTTTGTTAAGGATATGCAGAGCAGGGATGAACTTAATCGGTTCCTGCAAGGTAACACAGTACTATCAGATGCTGATTATCATTTCCAGATGTATGTAACACCAGATAATGAAACACTACTTGAGTACCTTGAAGATAATGATCTTGAGGATAAGTATGACATATATGAAGCAGCCCTTTCCTGGGTATGGGTTTCAGATTCACTGTTAAATGGTGAAGATGAAGCATGGTTATATCCTGCAGAGTTCCTAAATGAAACACCAGATTATTCTTCTAACCCTGTTTCTGGAACTATAGTCGGCGACTGTGAGGAGCAGGCAAACACTTTAGCTTCGTTATTGATAGCTTCAGGAGAGTATAATGAAAGTTCGGTGAGAGTTGCTCTTGGATATGTCAACTTTGATGGAGTTACTGGTGGCCATGCCTGGGTAGAGGTTTATGAGGATGGAGAATGGTTCCCTCTGGATGCTACTATGGGTCCTTACTATGATGAGGAAGAAGATGAAGTGGTAGCAGGAGATGAATACAATGGCGATTACTACCAGTTCACCACGGAGTCATATCCTGTCATACAACTCTGGTATTATTACAATGACGAATATTTCGTTGATGTAATGTCCCAAACCGGAAATGCACCCGACAACTGGAAGGAAACACCTTCCAGTTACTATTAA
- a CDS encoding ABC transporter permease codes for MRNSNYLKMALSILLHSKIRSWLTIIGIVIGVGAVVGIMSLSENMQTSMEESLSQMDLTAITISPGSSRAMMAMGPGGGGGDGGGSSSSEDTNLTKKDIMALKSVDGIKYMYGQISGKVDVYFLGEESELSVTGVDPQVWQYATTETAASGRLLEPSDNYVAVIGSGVAEDVFDNEVGLNQVLTIGGKSVRVVGILESEGGSGDNSIIMPIDSAVTLIDDAEPDIFDTIIVKAESMDIAENVSSDIEDKLRLSRHVTEKDQDFSVSTSASMVETASEMMSSMTLFLAAIAGVSLVVGAVGIANTMFTSVMEKTREIGTMKAIGATNKDILMIFMMNSALVGFVGGVLGVIVGSLVTALFPLLGMQMMGGSVSISLSPYLTAFGLSVAVAVGVISGVVPAFQASKMKPVDALRYE; via the coding sequence ATGAGGAACAGCAACTATCTCAAAATGGCTCTTTCCATCCTGCTGCATAGCAAAATACGCAGCTGGCTCACCATTATTGGTATAGTCATAGGTGTAGGTGCTGTTGTCGGTATCATGTCCCTGAGTGAGAATATGCAAACGAGCATGGAAGAAAGTCTCTCTCAAATGGATCTTACAGCCATTACCATTTCCCCGGGCTCTTCAAGAGCTATGATGGCAATGGGGCCTGGTGGTGGCGGTGGAGATGGCGGTGGATCCTCATCTTCAGAGGACACAAACCTAACTAAAAAAGATATCATGGCTCTCAAATCTGTAGATGGTATAAAATACATGTATGGTCAGATCTCAGGTAAAGTAGATGTCTATTTCCTGGGAGAAGAATCAGAGCTTAGTGTCACAGGTGTGGATCCTCAGGTATGGCAGTATGCTACCACAGAAACAGCAGCGTCAGGAAGATTACTGGAACCTTCTGATAACTATGTTGCCGTCATAGGAAGTGGTGTTGCAGAGGATGTATTTGACAATGAAGTAGGACTTAACCAGGTACTGACTATAGGCGGTAAGTCTGTCCGTGTGGTCGGCATACTGGAATCCGAAGGAGGCAGTGGTGATAACTCTATTATCATGCCTATTGATTCAGCTGTTACTCTCATAGATGATGCAGAACCTGATATATTCGATACTATCATTGTCAAGGCTGAAAGTATGGACATTGCTGAGAACGTTTCGTCTGACATAGAAGATAAGCTCCGGCTTTCTCGTCATGTGACGGAAAAAGACCAGGACTTCTCTGTCAGCACGTCTGCATCTATGGTGGAAACAGCTTCAGAAATGATGTCTTCCATGACCTTGTTCCTAGCTGCTATTGCAGGAGTATCTCTCGTAGTAGGTGCTGTGGGAATTGCCAACACAATGTTCACTTCTGTGATGGAAAAGACAAGGGAGATCGGTACTATGAAAGCTATCGGTGCAACTAATAAGGATATCCTTATGATATTCATGATGAACTCTGCACTTGTAGGCTTTGTAGGGGGGGTACTCGGTGTAATTGTCGGTTCCTTGGTTACTGCTTTGTTCCCACTTTTGGGAATGCAGATGATGGGCGGCTCTGTTTCAATAAGTTTGTCCCCTTATCTTACTGCTTTTGGGCTTTCTGTCGCAGTGGCCGTGGGTGTGATCTCAGGTGTTGTACCTGCATTCCAGGCATCAAAAATGAAACCTGTAGATGCTTTGAGGTATGAGTAA
- a CDS encoding COG1361 S-layer family protein, translating to MKRLLIFILLILSPIAHAAAASDYVDATGISVDVISQTPNPARPGETVELTLSVQNFGNEDLKNIVMTAQPEYPFSQVDGESLTKTISYLNARQDASDAATVKLKLKVDADVPEGTYELDVVTTDSSGATKTTTLDIEVRGKEYAQVVTISKSSIDFATEEQLDFVVTNTGSSPLKNMQISWEDPTGTILPVYSDNTKYIRYLAANQSVTVSYIVMADVNADPGLYQLDINLEVEDYNSNVSTISTTAGLFVGGGTDFDVAFSDNSDGEMSFSIANIGNNEAYSVKVSIPEQDGYTVSGSSSTIVGNLEKGDYTIASFTVSQQAAGGIPGAPSGAPGGTASASSTNSTASDDLNVLIEYTDAAGQRNTVEKSVPISQSTSLTTATAGSGGAPGQSSSSSTYTYIALVAVVLASGYVVYHRRKYGENPAVVQKLGTKLGSLSHHGKKKEGN from the coding sequence ATGAAGAGACTTTTGATATTCATACTTTTAATATTATCTCCCATCGCACATGCTGCTGCTGCAAGCGATTATGTGGATGCAACTGGGATTAGTGTTGACGTTATAAGCCAGACTCCAAACCCTGCAAGACCAGGCGAAACAGTTGAACTGACTCTGAGTGTACAGAACTTTGGAAACGAGGATCTTAAGAACATAGTTATGACTGCACAGCCTGAATATCCGTTTTCACAGGTAGATGGCGAATCATTGACTAAAACAATCTCCTATCTCAATGCCAGACAGGATGCCAGTGACGCAGCAACGGTAAAATTGAAGCTGAAAGTAGATGCTGATGTTCCAGAAGGTACATATGAGCTTGATGTAGTAACTACAGATTCAAGCGGTGCTACCAAAACAACTACGTTGGATATTGAAGTAAGAGGCAAGGAATACGCTCAAGTCGTGACAATAAGTAAGTCCAGTATAGATTTTGCCACTGAGGAACAGCTTGATTTCGTGGTTACAAATACTGGGAGTTCACCTTTGAAGAATATGCAGATATCATGGGAAGATCCTACTGGAACTATCTTGCCAGTGTACTCTGATAATACCAAATACATTCGTTATCTTGCTGCCAATCAATCTGTGACTGTCAGCTATATAGTAATGGCAGATGTGAATGCAGATCCAGGTCTTTACCAGCTGGATATTAATCTAGAGGTTGAGGACTATAACTCTAATGTAAGCACAATTTCAACCACCGCAGGTTTGTTTGTAGGTGGAGGAACTGATTTCGATGTTGCATTCTCCGATAATTCTGATGGGGAAATGTCATTCTCAATTGCTAATATCGGAAACAATGAGGCATATTCTGTAAAAGTTTCAATTCCGGAGCAGGATGGGTATACTGTATCAGGTAGTTCATCTACAATTGTAGGTAACTTGGAGAAGGGAGACTATACAATTGCTTCTTTCACGGTATCTCAGCAGGCAGCAGGAGGCATTCCAGGTGCTCCCAGCGGTGCACCAGGTGGAACTGCTTCAGCTTCGTCAACAAATTCAACTGCCAGCGATGATCTCAATGTTTTGATTGAGTACACTGATGCCGCAGGGCAGAGGAATACTGTAGAAAAATCTGTTCCAATCTCCCAATCAACTAGTTTAACGACTGCAACAGCGGGTTCAGGTGGCGCTCCAGGCCAAAGTTCTTCTAGCTCAACCTATACATACATCGCTCTTGTAGCAGTAGTTCTTGCATCAGGATATGTTGTGTATCACAGGAGAAAGTATGGTGAGAACCCCGCTGTAGTTCAGAAACTGGGTACAAAATTGGGATCACTCTCACACCACGGAAAAAAGAAAGAAGGTAATTAA
- a CDS encoding ABC transporter ATP-binding protein → MFDNFAEGSNKDTTPSILLKLNDVWKIYQMGETEFAALKGIDLHISKGEFVVILGPSGSGKSTLMNLLGCLDIPSKGTVFLNGKDISHLGESELATIRGQMIGFIFQQFNLIPTLNTLENVMLPLEFQDATPSIAKKKATELLSLVGLSEKARNLPSQLSGGQRQRVAIARSLAVDPDIILADEPTGNLDSKTGTYILDFLYDLNKKEGKTIIIVTHDVTLVRYAERVVHIRDGLVESIEERKNN, encoded by the coding sequence ATGTTTGATAATTTTGCTGAAGGTTCGAATAAGGATACTACTCCATCTATCCTCCTTAAACTGAATGACGTCTGGAAGATCTATCAGATGGGTGAGACTGAATTCGCTGCTTTGAAGGGTATAGACCTACATATATCTAAAGGCGAGTTTGTGGTCATACTGGGTCCAAGCGGTAGCGGGAAAAGTACTTTGATGAACCTACTGGGTTGCCTTGATATACCAAGTAAAGGTACTGTTTTTCTCAACGGAAAAGACATCTCTCACCTAGGTGAATCTGAACTGGCAACTATAAGAGGGCAAATGATAGGTTTCATTTTCCAGCAGTTCAATCTAATCCCTACTCTGAACACTCTTGAAAATGTAATGCTCCCTCTCGAGTTTCAGGATGCTACTCCTTCTATTGCGAAAAAGAAAGCCACTGAGCTATTGAGTCTTGTGGGACTTTCAGAAAAAGCCCGTAATCTGCCATCCCAACTATCAGGTGGTCAGAGGCAAAGAGTTGCTATTGCCAGATCTTTGGCCGTTGATCCTGATATTATACTGGCAGATGAACCTACAGGTAACCTTGACAGCAAAACAGGAACATATATTCTTGATTTTCTGTATGACCTCAACAAGAAAGAAGGAAAGACTATTATCATTGTGACACACGATGTTACTCTTGTTAGATATGCTGAAAGAGTTGTTCACATCAGAGATGGACTAGTAGAATCAATAGAAGAAAGAAAAAACAATTAA
- a CDS encoding winged helix-turn-helix transcriptional regulator, with translation MKAFSRRIIFAILLVLPFLMTASAGATIHGVVYEWNTFQPLENVIVEVNSTPLQSMVCTYGTYSFELSPGNYKITASYYKDSTLTYYAEDFVNITDEGSYVLDLLLFPEYYQGTSSTNASSNISSSSGQYVSSQNVTASKTSFISTDTLVITIFILFVVFIIFRHLASPKTTSHVEKHHNVKQDKIEENVVLTPKTVQFTASSENHEMGSEESVEMDSEESYDDSTEFIITESEQAETTTVDDIPKGPIPSDLQEILDIIRSQGGRMTQKDLRGKLKYSEGKVSLMLFDLEKRGMIQKFKRGRGNVILLVEQDQQS, from the coding sequence ATGAAGGCATTTTCCCGCAGAATCATATTTGCCATCTTGCTCGTCCTTCCATTTTTAATGACGGCAAGCGCAGGTGCTACCATTCATGGAGTGGTATATGAATGGAATACATTCCAACCACTGGAGAATGTAATTGTAGAAGTGAACTCCACTCCCTTGCAGTCTATGGTGTGTACATATGGAACTTATTCCTTTGAACTATCTCCCGGAAACTATAAGATAACAGCAAGTTATTATAAGGATAGTACTCTTACTTATTATGCCGAGGATTTCGTGAATATTACGGATGAAGGCAGCTATGTGCTTGATCTCCTTCTGTTCCCTGAATATTACCAGGGTACGTCTTCTACTAACGCTTCTAGTAATATTTCATCGTCTTCAGGTCAGTATGTAAGTTCTCAGAATGTGACTGCAAGTAAGACCAGTTTTATTTCAACAGATACTCTTGTTATAACAATTTTCATACTTTTTGTTGTATTTATTATCTTCAGACATTTAGCAAGTCCGAAAACCACTTCCCATGTAGAAAAGCATCATAATGTAAAACAAGATAAGATCGAGGAGAATGTTGTTCTGACTCCCAAGACGGTTCAGTTTACAGCATCTTCAGAAAATCATGAAATGGGATCAGAGGAATCTGTGGAAATGGATTCAGAAGAATCATATGATGACTCTACAGAATTTATCATTACTGAGTCGGAACAGGCCGAAACAACTACTGTGGATGATATCCCCAAAGGGCCAATACCTTCTGATTTGCAGGAAATATTAGATATTATTCGTTCTCAAGGAGGGCGAATGACTCAAAAGGATTTAAGGGGCAAGCTAAAATATTCAGAGGGAAAAGTAAGCCTCATGCTATTTGATCTTGAAAAGAGAGGCATGATCCAGAAGTTCAAAAGAGGTAGAGGAAACGTTATACTTCTTGTTGAACAAGATCAACAGTCTTAA
- a CDS encoding acyltransferase, with product MFRKKMMLEKNVFIGRNVLIDPGYSSLISIGNNSVISYGTIILAHDGSLRKYTGYTKIGKVSIGSDTFIGAGSVIMPDVSIGNNVIIGSGSVVTKNIPDNSVAVGNPAVVVDSVSRLVNKHIVNMNNYPVYEKMTKQDARIMEDEWKEGHAYIRTYFETPLSSVKEVNEITNKMM from the coding sequence ATGTTCCGAAAAAAGATGATGTTAGAGAAAAATGTTTTCATTGGAAGGAATGTGCTCATAGATCCGGGATATAGTTCGTTGATCTCTATTGGTAATAATTCTGTTATATCGTATGGTACTATCATTTTAGCACATGATGGCAGTCTTAGAAAATATACAGGTTACACAAAGATAGGCAAAGTTTCCATTGGTTCTGACACTTTCATTGGCGCAGGAAGTGTAATTATGCCTGATGTTAGCATAGGCAATAATGTGATCATTGGTTCAGGAAGTGTTGTTACGAAAAATATTCCAGATAATTCGGTTGCTGTAGGCAATCCTGCCGTCGTAGTTGATTCTGTTTCCAGACTTGTGAATAAACATATAGTAAATATGAATAATTATCCAGTTTATGAAAAGATGACAAAACAAGATGCGAGAATAATGGAAGACGAATGGAAAGAAGGGCATGCATACATTCGCACTTATTTTGAAACACCTTTAAGTTCAGTGAAAGAAGTGAATGAAATTACTAATAAAATGATGTAA
- the glnA gene encoding type I glutamate--ammonia ligase, translating to MIVRNENDVLKAIEEHNVKFIRLQFTDIQGVVKDVEIPVKQIGKALTTGISFDGSSIEGFVRIYESDMLLKPDVTTFALLPWNNGKGQVARIICDVYQPNGEPFKGDPRYVLRKMTEKAAEMGFTLNVGPEMEFFLFERENGNATTIPHDYGSYFEFAPTDIAEDIRREIVLALMDLNFEIEASHHEVAFGQHEIDFKYGDALTMADNVVTFKYVARTIAKLNGLHATFMPKPIATVNGSGMHVNLSLSKDGKNAFYDPDAEMQISDTARYFIAGVLNHVKAITCIANPIVNSYKRIIPGYEAPVYIAWSGANRSSLIRIPAPRGNSTRVELRSPDPSCNPYLTFAAILAAGLEGIKNKTAPKHMVDFNIFDLSVKERAEQGIESLPGTLFESANYLEQDELLKMVLGTHVHDNILKIARAEWDAYKVQVHDWEIERYLNRT from the coding sequence ATGATAGTTAGGAACGAAAATGATGTTTTGAAAGCCATTGAAGAGCACAATGTAAAGTTCATACGGCTGCAGTTTACAGACATACAGGGCGTAGTCAAAGATGTGGAAATACCTGTGAAACAGATAGGAAAAGCTCTGACCACAGGCATCAGCTTTGATGGTTCATCCATAGAAGGATTTGTAAGGATATACGAATCCGACATGCTGCTTAAACCCGATGTAACTACATTCGCGCTACTGCCCTGGAATAACGGTAAAGGGCAGGTCGCACGCATTATATGTGATGTTTATCAGCCAAATGGTGAACCTTTCAAAGGTGATCCTCGCTATGTGCTGAGAAAAATGACAGAAAAAGCTGCAGAGATGGGTTTTACTTTGAATGTAGGACCTGAGATGGAGTTTTTCCTATTTGAAAGAGAAAATGGTAATGCTACTACCATACCCCATGATTATGGAAGCTATTTTGAATTTGCACCTACAGATATTGCTGAGGATATAAGGCGTGAAATAGTACTTGCACTTATGGACCTCAACTTTGAGATTGAAGCTTCTCATCACGAAGTGGCCTTTGGACAACATGAGATCGACTTCAAATATGGTGATGCATTGACCATGGCTGATAATGTGGTTACATTCAAATATGTAGCACGGACTATCGCGAAGTTAAATGGCCTGCATGCAACTTTTATGCCTAAACCCATAGCTACTGTCAATGGCTCGGGCATGCACGTCAATTTATCCCTTTCCAAAGATGGAAAGAACGCTTTCTACGACCCTGATGCAGAGATGCAGATAAGCGACACTGCAAGGTATTTCATCGCTGGTGTTCTGAACCATGTCAAAGCTATAACATGTATAGCAAACCCTATTGTGAACTCGTATAAACGGATAATACCAGGCTATGAAGCACCGGTATACATTGCATGGTCTGGCGCTAATCGTAGTTCCCTTATACGCATACCTGCTCCAAGGGGAAACAGCACCCGCGTGGAATTGAGAAGTCCGGACCCATCATGTAACCCATACCTTACTTTTGCCGCTATATTGGCAGCAGGTCTTGAAGGCATTAAGAATAAAACTGCACCAAAGCACATGGTAGATTTTAATATTTTTGATCTGAGCGTCAAAGAACGTGCAGAACAGGGTATCGAAAGCCTGCCTGGAACTCTGTTTGAGAGTGCAAATTACCTAGAACAGGATGAACTCCTCAAAATGGTATTGGGCACACATGTACATGATAATATATTAAAGATTGCAAGAGCAGAATGGGATGCATATAAAGTCCAGGTACACGACTGGGAGATAGAAAGGTATCTAAACAGAACGTAA
- a CDS encoding Coenzyme F420 hydrogenase/dehydrogenase, beta subunit C-terminal domain, which translates to MGKNYLDLKAEVWDTGICAACGACVAVCPADAIYFKTGDESTSPFNNGYCKEVVDGVPCGACYATCPRLDPAPTEVFGEYIDIFSAKADFPIPGKQSGGAVTAILVNALEQGLIDAVVTVKEDQWTLKPSSTVITSEDALISQAGSRYNWWVPLVSSLKEAVVTRKYRSVAIVGVPCVVQAVRKMLDSDHDLLRPFKRSIRLVVGLFCTETFDYEKLVEGKLIKERSIEPMDIVHFDVKGKLEITMRDGSLTVISLKDIDECVRPGCRVCTDFTAIGSDISAGSVGSLKGYTTVIIRSPAGKAVVENAIENGLLSKGSDVDMQAIEKLSTRKIARKQEKKQ; encoded by the coding sequence ATGGGCAAAAATTATCTTGATCTTAAGGCTGAAGTATGGGATACAGGGATATGTGCAGCATGCGGTGCATGTGTGGCAGTGTGTCCTGCAGATGCCATTTATTTTAAAACAGGGGACGAATCTACAAGCCCCTTTAACAACGGGTACTGTAAAGAAGTTGTTGACGGAGTTCCATGCGGTGCATGTTACGCAACCTGCCCAAGGCTGGACCCTGCACCAACTGAAGTGTTCGGTGAATATATTGATATCTTTTCTGCAAAAGCAGATTTCCCTATCCCAGGGAAGCAGAGCGGTGGAGCTGTTACAGCTATCCTCGTGAATGCCCTTGAACAAGGGCTGATCGACGCAGTTGTCACAGTGAAAGAAGATCAATGGACACTTAAACCATCGTCTACTGTTATCACATCTGAAGATGCTCTCATTAGTCAGGCAGGAAGTCGCTATAACTGGTGGGTACCACTGGTATCTTCTCTGAAAGAGGCTGTCGTTACCCGCAAGTATAGAAGTGTTGCAATAGTGGGTGTGCCATGCGTTGTTCAGGCTGTCAGAAAGATGCTTGATAGTGATCATGACCTGCTTAGGCCATTTAAGCGCTCCATTCGTTTAGTAGTCGGCTTGTTCTGTACGGAGACCTTCGATTATGAAAAACTTGTAGAAGGCAAGCTTATCAAAGAACGCAGTATCGAACCCATGGACATTGTTCATTTCGATGTCAAAGGTAAGCTTGAGATCACCATGAGAGATGGTAGTCTTACAGTGATATCCTTAAAGGACATTGATGAATGTGTCAGGCCGGGTTGCAGGGTATGCACTGACTTCACTGCAATTGGTTCTGATATTTCTGCAGGTTCTGTAGGCAGTCTCAAAGGCTATACTACAGTCATCATACGCAGTCCTGCAGGAAAGGCAGTTGTAGAAAATGCGATCGAGAATGGTTTGCTTTCAAAAGGCTCAGATGTGGACATGCAGGCTATAGAGAAACTCTCAACTCGCAAAATTGCAAGAAAGCAGGAGAAAAAGCAATAA
- a CDS encoding glutamate synthase-related protein → MTLGSVPMRYKVSIDRDQCMQCMRCVDNCSYGVYRVDGDKILVDSRKCTACHRCISMCPRDAISLQERPVDYRSHPVWTAQVREDVINQARTGKIILAGMGNALDYPIIFDRLVLDACQVTNPSIDPLREPMELRTYLGKKPSKLEFKKNDQGDVELATELAPNLKLETPIMIGHMSYGAISLNAQLSMAKAVAEMGTFMGTGEGGLHNALHPYQDHTIVQVASGRFGVDIDYLERGAAIEIKIGQGAKPGIGGHLPGEKVCIDVSCTRMIPLGSDAISPAPHHDIYSIEDLAQLVRSLKEATEWKKPVFVKIAAVHNVAAIAAGIARSSADAVVIDGFRGGTGAAPKVFRDNVGIPIEAAIAAVDQKLNDQGVRNEVSIIASGGIRNSADLAKSIALGADAVYIGTASLIALGCRVCGNCYRNLCPWGIATQRQDLVDRLDPEIGAQNVANLIHAWTLELSELMGAAGLNSIESLRGNRERLRGYMLDEGMLKVLKVSPVGA, encoded by the coding sequence ATGACCCTTGGAAGTGTACCAATGCGTTATAAGGTCAGTATCGACCGTGATCAGTGTATGCAGTGTATGCGTTGCGTGGACAATTGTTCTTATGGTGTTTACAGGGTGGATGGCGACAAGATCCTTGTAGACTCCCGTAAATGTACTGCATGCCACCGTTGTATTTCGATGTGTCCCAGAGATGCTATCTCACTTCAGGAGAGACCTGTGGATTACCGCAGTCACCCAGTGTGGACAGCCCAGGTAAGAGAAGACGTTATAAACCAAGCCCGTACCGGTAAGATAATTCTTGCAGGTATGGGTAATGCTCTTGATTATCCGATAATTTTTGACAGGCTGGTGCTGGATGCATGTCAAGTCACCAATCCCAGTATCGATCCATTAAGAGAGCCCATGGAACTACGGACTTACCTTGGTAAGAAGCCATCGAAGCTGGAATTCAAAAAGAACGATCAGGGTGATGTGGAGCTTGCCACGGAACTTGCTCCCAATCTGAAGCTTGAGACACCTATTATGATAGGTCATATGAGTTATGGTGCTATCAGTCTGAATGCGCAGCTAAGTATGGCAAAGGCAGTAGCTGAGATGGGCACCTTTATGGGAACCGGTGAGGGTGGACTACATAATGCTCTTCACCCTTATCAGGATCACACTATTGTGCAGGTGGCCTCAGGCCGTTTTGGTGTAGATATTGATTACCTTGAACGTGGTGCAGCTATCGAAATAAAGATCGGCCAGGGTGCAAAGCCAGGTATAGGCGGTCACCTTCCAGGTGAAAAAGTATGTATTGACGTGTCATGTACTCGTATGATTCCTCTGGGATCTGATGCTATAAGTCCGGCACCTCATCACGATATTTATAGTATAGAGGATCTTGCACAGCTTGTTAGAAGTCTCAAAGAAGCAACCGAATGGAAAAAGCCTGTATTTGTGAAAATAGCAGCTGTGCATAACGTAGCTGCCATAGCTGCAGGTATTGCCCGTTCTTCGGCTGATGCAGTGGTAATCGATGGTTTCCGTGGAGGTACTGGTGCAGCTCCCAAGGTATTCAGGGATAATGTAGGTATACCCATAGAAGCTGCTATTGCAGCTGTGGACCAAAAGCTGAATGACCAGGGTGTAAGAAATGAAGTCTCTATTATTGCCAGTGGAGGTATACGCAACAGCGCAGACCTTGCAAAGTCTATTGCTTTAGGAGCTGATGCAGTATATATAGGGACAGCTTCACTTATTGCTCTTGGATGCAGGGTATGTGGTAACTGCTACCGTAATCTGTGTCCATGGGGTATAGCCACTCAGAGGCAAGATCTCGTAGACCGCCTAGATCCTGAAATTGGAGCTCAGAACGTTGCCAATCTAATTCATGCCTGGACACTGGAACTCAGTGAGCTTATGGGTGCTGCGGGCTTGAACAGCATTGAAAGCCTGAGAGGTAACCGCGAACGTCTGCGTGGATATATGCTGGATGAAGGCATGCTAAAAGTGCTGAAAGTCAGTCCAGTGGGGGCATAA
- a CDS encoding glutamine amidotransferase family protein has protein sequence MCGIIGVIDRSRSGMDGSGIKMALSLMNERGSGEGAGYAAYGIYPDFPDCYALHVFYDNLIEPKKKVDDLLEEWGHIVHQEEIPTYEQPGLKKQHIPWRYFYRPHKDLKVGSSSPEDDLVKTLVMDINSRIEGALVFSSGINMGVFKAAGWPEDVADFYRIQDYKGYIWLAHNRYPTNTSGWWGGAHPFNLLDWSVVHNGEITSYGTNKQYVESNGYKCTMFTDTEVVAYLFDILGRRHGLSSDMVVKALAPPFWDEIDDMPERERKINHAMRLTYRSAQMNGPFAIVVATSQGIVGFTDRIKLRPMVVGENGNKLYISSEEAAIRIMDPNVQNIRMPRAGEPVIGRVIV, from the coding sequence ATGTGCGGAATTATAGGCGTTATAGACAGGTCTAGGTCTGGAATGGATGGCTCAGGTATAAAAATGGCCCTTAGCCTGATGAATGAAAGAGGAAGTGGAGAAGGTGCGGGTTATGCAGCTTATGGCATATATCCTGATTTCCCAGATTGTTATGCTCTTCATGTTTTCTATGATAATCTCATAGAACCTAAAAAGAAGGTGGATGATCTGCTGGAAGAGTGGGGACATATAGTCCATCAGGAAGAGATTCCCACCTATGAACAACCAGGTTTAAAGAAGCAGCATATACCATGGCGGTATTTTTACAGGCCTCACAAAGATCTTAAGGTAGGCAGTTCCTCGCCGGAAGATGACCTTGTGAAGACTCTCGTAATGGATATCAATTCCCGTATAGAGGGTGCTCTGGTATTTTCTTCAGGGATCAACATGGGTGTGTTCAAAGCTGCTGGCTGGCCAGAAGATGTTGCAGATTTCTATCGCATACAGGATTACAAGGGCTACATATGGCTCGCACATAACCGCTATCCAACAAATACTTCTGGATGGTGGGGTGGAGCTCATCCATTTAACCTGCTTGATTGGTCAGTGGTTCACAATGGTGAGATCACTTCTTATGGGACTAACAAACAGTATGTAGAGAGCAATGGATACAAGTGTACAATGTTCACAGATACTGAAGTTGTAGCTTATTTATTTGATATTCTTGGTAGGCGTCATGGCCTCTCAAGTGATATGGTGGTCAAAGCACTTGCTCCTCCTTTCTGGGATGAGATTGATGATATGCCAGAACGGGAGCGGAAGATCAATCACGCTATGCGCCTTACATACAGGTCAGCCCAAATGAACGGACCTTTTGCCATAGTTGTGGCTACCAGCCAGGGAATAGTGGGTTTTACTGACCGTATTAAGCTTCGTCCAATGGTAGTTGGAGAGAACGGGAACAAGCTCTATATTTCGAGTGAGGAAGCTGCTATCAGGATTATGGATCCTAATGTGCAGAATATCCGTATGCCCAGAGCAGGCGAACCAGTTATAGGGAGGGTTATTGTATGA